ATCATGTGGTGTCCTGAATAATTAAGAGACGGTATCTTCTCATAGGATAAGAAAACTCAGTCTCATTAATAATTATGAGACACCAGTGCACCATCGAAGTGTTGATAGTGCACCGCCACGTCACAGCCTGTGATGTGAACACGGCTGTGAGATTTTAAACCCGGAAGATGAAAATAGTGgaaaaaatctcaaaatgaacCACTTTCCCTCTACAATTAAATCTAACAGATGCTAATATTGTATTCAATAATGTTCAACACACATACCCCTGTTTACCGGTGCTTACTTTAATGTAATCTATTGTATAAACGTGATGTGATGTGACTTAACTTGACTGGAGTGCTGAATTGCAGTTATTGCAAGGATATATCTACATtactatgatcagatgctttcttaccACTGTCATTTTAGtagtgtttattttgttgttgagaGGAAAGCATGTAACATTCATGTAAACTCTGCTCTCAGCAGTGTAGTTGGCATCTGGATTTTATCATATTGCTGGACACATATTTCGAACttctttttacccctaaacTGTAAAAGGAAAAAGAACTTCACCGTGAGTATATTGGGGCCTTAGGTGGTGTGTATCTGtttgttttctgtgtgaatgttTGTGTGCTTTCATTCAAAATTCATCACATAGAAATACCAGTGACTAACTGACTTCTGATCTTGTGctgtttcacttcagaatgaagaAAAGGGTCTTTACCTTCAGCAAATATCAGAGggaaaaacacatttatgtGTTACTGAATCATCAATCCTgaacatttgttttaatttatatgaatttgttttctttctttaaggACAATAGTGGAGAAGGATTGCCCCTTATTCAGACTGAGACTCAGATGGATGTTGCTAAAGGGGCATCCGTTAATCAAACCAGGACTTCGCAGATGGATGTTGTTACAGAGACGTCCCAGAATCAGACAGAGACTCCACAGATGGATGTTGCTAAAGACAGGTCCCCTAATCAGACCAACACTCAGCAGACAGATGATGCTATAGGGACATCCCATAATCAGACCAACACTCAGCAGACAGATGATGCTATAGGGACATCCCATAATCAGACCAACACTCAGCAGACAGGTGTTGCTAAAGGAACGTCCCATAATCAGACCAACACTCAGCAGACAGATGATGCTAAAGGGACATCTCATAATCAGACCAACACTCAGCAGACAGATGATGCTAAAGGGACGTCCCGTAATCAGACTAACACTCAGCAGACAGATGTTGCTAAAGGGACGTCCCATAATCAGACCAACACTCAGCAGACAGGTGTTGCTAAAGGAACGTCCCATAATCAGACCAACACTCAGCAGACAGATGATGCTATAGGGACATCTCATAATCAGACCAACACTCAGCAGACAGATGATGCTAAAGGGACGTCCCGTAATCAGACCAACACTCAGCAGACAGATGTTGCTAAAGGGACATCCCATAATCAGACCAACACTCAGCAGACTGACGTTGCTAAAGACAGGTCCCCTAATCAGACCAACACTCAGCAGACAGATGTTGCTAAAGGGACATCTCATAATCAGACCAACACTCAGCAGACAGGTGTTGCTAAAGGGACGTCCCGTAATCAGACCAACACTCAGCAGACAGATGATGCTAAAGGGACATCTCATAATCAGACCAACACTCAGCAGACAGATGATGCTAAAGGGACGTCCCGTAATCAGACCAACACTCAGCAGACAGATGTTGCTAAAGGGACGTCCCGTAATCAGACCAACACTCAGCAGACAGATGTTGCTAAAGGGACGTCCCCTAATCAGACCAACACTCAGCAGACAGATGTTGCTAAAGGGACATCTCATAATCAGACCAACACTCAGCAGACAGGTGTTGCTAAAGGGACGTCCCGTAATCAGACCAACACTCAGCAGACAGATGTTGCTAAAGGGACGTCCCCTAATCAGACCAACACTCAGCAGACAGATGTTGCTAAAGGGACATCTCATAATCAGACCAACACTCAGCAGACAGGTGTTGCTAAAGGGACGTCCCGTAATCAGACCAACACTCAGCAGACAGATGATGCTAAAGGGACATCTCATAATCAGACCAACACTCAGCAGACAGATGATGCTAAAGGGACGTCCCGTAATCAGACCAACACTCAGCAGACAGATGTTGCTAAAGGGACGTCCCATAATCAGACCAAGACTCAGCAGACAGGTGTTGCTAAAGGAACGTCCCATAATCAGACCAACACTCAGCAGACAGATGTTGCTAAAGGGACGTCCCTAATCAGACCAACACTCAGCAGACTGATGATGCTAAAGGGACATCCCATAATCAGACCAACACTCAGCAGACAGATGTTGCTAAAGGGACATCCCATAATCAGACCAACACTCAGCAGACAGATGATGCTATAGGGACATCCCATAATCAGACCAACACTCAGCAGACTGATGATGCTAAAGGGACATCCCATAATCAGACCAACACTCAGCAGACAGATGTTGCTAAAGGGACATCCCATAATCAGACCAACACTCAGCAGACAGATGTTGCTAAAGGGACATCCCATAATCAGACCAACACTCAGCAGACAGATGTTGCTAAAGGGACGTCCCCTAATCAGACCAACACTCAGCAGACTGATGATGCTAAAGGGACATCCCATAATCAGACCAACACTCAGCAGACAGATGTTGCTAAAGGGACATCCATAATCAGACCAACACTCAGCAGACAGATGATGCTAAAGGGACATCCCATAATCAGACCAACACTCAGCAGACTGATGATGCTAAAGGGACATCCCATAATCAGACCAACACTCAGCAGACAGATGTTGCTAAAGGGACATCCCATAATCAGACCAACACTCAGCAGACAGATGATGCTATAGGGACATCCCATAATCAGACCAACACTCAGCAGACAGATGTTGCTAAAGGGACGTCCCATAAACAGAAGGGACTCAGCAGACAGATGTTGCTAAAGTGACGGCCCATAATAAGACCAAGACTCCAAAGACGGATGTTGATAAAGAGACGTCCTGTAATCAGACCGTGACTTTGCAGATGGATGTTGTTAAAGTGACGTCCTGTAAACAGACTGAGATTCTGGAGGTGGATgttgctaaaaaaaaacatcccgTAATCAGACCAAGACTCCGCAAACAGATGTTGCTGAAGAGGTGTCCTGTAATCAGACCGTGACTCCTCAGATGGATGTTGTATCGTTAgacatataattatatataattatatatatatatagacatcgATTATATGTCTAACGATACAATGTATCAGTGCATAGCATAAAAAATCTATAcctgtaggctatatttatatatttaaaaggcACCATTGTTTTCACACTCTCCACATTTTTACACAATGATAACCTATGCATTTTCCCCAAGGTGTGCATTCTATTTTAAACTACCTTTTAGTGCTCATGAAAGACGCTCTCCAGATAGCAACAttgtgtcggcccagatccggcctaAATCTGGAACATGTTGAAtgatgatctggcccacatgCTGTGTGGAATGACGGCCCTTGTGTGGGCCACTTCTGTTTGCCAGATTTGGGCCACAAGCAGTCCGTAGCAATGccacatgtcatccaagatcaAAGAAATAAACTTAAACTGGACTTTATCTGAGCCACAAAATGTATGTATActaataaatgtgtgtatattaaTTATAGTCATCTCAGCCTTAATAAGCCTGTTATCAAGCCGAATCTCTGAAGGAAAGAATAGAACAGAAAAATagatgagcagaaacacaagaactacaactgacttcagccacagccttagatgaaatcaactgaagacaAAAGACatatctctcaagatctcaacaaaggatgattaaacaactccacaaacaacattacagGCTTCaattattactaaccagactgactatATTTAGAATTAACAGTGGTTTAACATGATTCAGTTGAAGTCACCATAACAGTGATTAATGTTTCCATTAGTTGGCCACTTAACTCTTattaaacatttgtattttcTGGCTGTGGTGAAAGAGTGTTTGTTACTACAGCATGAGAACATGCAACAATCAGTTAGATGGTTTTAACAGACATGAGTTCACAAAAGTTTGTCTACCAGCACATAGACAGATATCAACAATGACcacatgaatctcaacaatggtgacaatcaacaaaATAATCAGATCAACTCAGGACATCACAAAAAAGCTACTAAATgtcacaacaaaaacaacagcaaaaaataaaagcaaataacagTTAAACAAAacaggctgtggctgaagtcagttgtagttcttgtgtttctgttaGTCCCTTTTTCTGTTCTCTTATTtacttcagtgattctgcttgataGCAGGTTTATTAAGGCTGACATGACTCTGTACTTAATATACACAGATTTTGTGTctcagataaggtccagtttaggcaaggcaaggcaactttatttgtatagcacattttatacacaatggtaattcaaagtgctttacataaagaagaatcaAGTACGTCATAAAATGGAatgcataagaaataaaaataacaggaaaaacagaaaattccgctatctggatggaagagttaggaaatttcagggagttttttgttgtccatCATAGGGGATCTAAACGCATCTATCCATCAGAGTGGATCCAAACAGATCTTCCTCACGCAGAGGGATAACTATTTATATTTGTCAGGTAGCTGTGCATTtaaacagtacccttacagacaaatctCCCTGGACTAACTCTATCCAGAGCTCCATCCAAGGATAACTCTACTCAACTTTGTTGTCCGTCGGAgcagatctaaatggatctatcCATTAGAacagatctaaatggatcttccttATGTGAGGGGataactgtaaaaatgtttgtCAGATAACTGTGCATTtaaacagtacccttacagacaaatcttcctggactaGTCAGAGCTCCATCCAGGGATAACAAATGCttacttcctaattctcccagctctttcaaccagattTAAAGcaagatttaaaatgcattaaaagtcagaaataaaAAGATGATGCATAAAAGATTGATGtaatatgcattaaaatgaaataaaaaaagcaaaagaactAAAAGAAGGTTTaggtttatttctttgctcttggtTGACATGTGGCATTGATATGGCCTGCTTGTGCGCTTGTGCATTGAACACACATCTCAGACAGCGCGTGAAAGCCACTGAATTCTGTcttctttaaattatttttgtagaTTATTTCTGTAGATAAAGGTAtagttttgcaaaaaaaaggacttaaagggttacttcaggatttagcattaagctttgtattagtagaataccaccagtattttcgaattaccatgctttcccccttcatatcagcccgagatgagagatttatgcatttttattctgtaaaaaagcctccgatgacgcaaaaatcgtcattttgcgtcatcggaggcttttttggccagaggcttaaaactacagccagtaatagcaagtagttccgcattttttcgcCACGCCCATaacatatgcgcgtttgaggcataggtttgaggttactcacggacatagatcaaagattttatcaaaagtgggtgtcacagttatatttttaagcttacagtaacattattttgttatagtctgcactacatcagtggttcatctcgcaaatttatcggtctctgcagtcatctcaaccaatacaacaacaggcttttgtggtaagttagcataaatagataaatagactaactcagttttacagaacagtggctttactttgataacagtcaacttatatgcaacctatttgtaattgtctatctaacgttactttgctaagtttgcagtttcactgctacctacaacactacatataggctactgtgttatcagaaataagagtctagtatcagcgagtcttacctctaggcgaatacgcttaggccgtgtgtccaccagagcgtttttagccagctgaaaacgctaggcgctctgcttaaaacgtCCGTCTGTGAGCGCGCTGTGAGCCGtgagagcgcttctgcagcgcagcgttttttttctgttgagacgctttgttgctatgatacggaatatccatGTCACTGTTTACTTGTAAATGATTTTGCAGGAATTTGTTTCAGCCTTAGGCCGTGTgtcaatttagcaccatttcgctgtaaatgtatgaactaactcacgattgtaaccgataggcgtggtttgggcgtgacctcgcaagggcagcgaaacaagtgcattctgggagttgttgtctttcatccacattagtcaaaaatacattttctgccttttctcagtctagaaagctccaaattcaaaaataatttcacatttctactacataaatgaccaattttaaatacacattcatctttccaggggtgaagtacccctttaatcTTGAGTTTACTGCTGTTTCTAAATAATGGTACTTTCCACCGGGTCTCTGTTagatcacaacactggagaagaGAGCACTATAAAACTGAAATGTAAAGCtgttaaaagaaataaactgtTGCAAAGGAGTGCTGTGATTCCATGTTGCTTCAAGAGCAGCATTCTGCAAACGGGATGTGCATAAGcgcatattataatattttgcaCAATAAAAGAGTATTAATAGCTTATCTTGTTCTGTCCTATCATATGTTTTTGCTTCTGAAGggatggattctggaatccactgccgcttcaatatatatattttaagttattaatcaacatttatagttctgttaaattatttgaatgacttcttcaatgtatgttaaagcatctattttcctctgtacctctcactgagagaaaagaacatgttatcagtatgttttggggaaagtttcctgctcagagcagatctcagatcaacttcagccttgaagaagctgtgaatcatgtatctgtgtatgtgcgctaagtgttttgtgcaggtccttttgtactggacaactggcattctgcttgagaccagcagacacCATGACCCCAACAGGACAtccggtacctaaatccagggtccccctcgtcatcaccgtgacgaagggagatatgcttcttactATATGTCCACGTgtg
This genomic stretch from Megalobrama amblycephala isolate DHTTF-2021 linkage group LG2, ASM1881202v1, whole genome shotgun sequence harbors:
- the LOC125263051 gene encoding uncharacterized protein DDB_G0287625-like, whose product is MRMISPKCSQDGQVSNNVNQGWPCRTSTKGPVFILPLSEHFNTLRGPALAAYSGLSPSAAAAIVVLVVLVAVAVVGVIYYRHRKSTQARQNGIGKPCNDCQDNSGEGLPLIQTETQMDVAKGASVNQTRTSQMDVVTETSQNQTETPQMDVAKDRSPNQTNTQQTDDAIGTSHNQTNTQQTDDAIGTSHNQTNTQQTGVAKGTSHNQTNTQQTDDAKGTSHNQTNTQQTDDAKGTSRNQTNTQQTDVAKGTSHNQTNTQQTGVAKGTSHNQTNTQQTDDAIGTSHNQTNTQQTDDAKGTSRNQTNTQQTDVAKGTSHNQTNTQQTDVAKDRSPNQTNTQQTDVAKGTSHNQTNTQQTGVAKGTSRNQTNTQQTDDAKGTSHNQTNTQQTDDAKGTSRNQTNTQQTDVAKGTSRNQTNTQQTDVAKGTSPNQTNTQQTDVAKGTSHNQTNTQQTGVAKGTSRNQTNTQQTDVAKGTSPNQTNTQQTDVAKGTSHNQTNTQQTGVAKGTSRNQTNTQQTDDAKGTSHNQTNTQQTDDAKGTSRNQTNTQQTDVAKGTSHNQTKTQQTGVAKGTSHNQTNTQQTDVAKGTSLIRPTLSRLMMLKGHPIIRPTLSRQMLLKGHPIIRPTLSRQMML